Proteins encoded by one window of Anaeromusa acidaminophila DSM 3853:
- a CDS encoding ABC transporter ATP-binding protein yields MLTIDNLNVFYGAIHALKGISLEVKEGEIVTLIGANGAGKSTTLRTISGLLKPKEGSIKFEGKDIGGMAAQNVVKLGISQVPEGRRIFANMTVMENLELGAFTRSDKAGIAQDLDMVFGRFPRLAERRSQLAGTLSGGEQQMLAMGRALMSRPRMMLLDEPSMGLAPLLIREIFNIIVDINSTGTTVLLVEQNANMALSIAHRAYVMETGRITLSGDAKELAASEDVRKAYLGG; encoded by the coding sequence ATGCTGACGATAGACAACCTTAACGTATTTTATGGCGCTATTCATGCGTTGAAGGGCATTTCTCTGGAAGTAAAAGAAGGGGAAATTGTGACCCTTATCGGCGCCAACGGCGCTGGCAAGTCGACTACGCTGCGCACCATTTCCGGCTTGTTGAAGCCGAAAGAAGGCAGCATTAAGTTTGAAGGCAAAGATATCGGCGGCATGGCAGCCCAAAATGTAGTTAAACTCGGCATTTCCCAGGTTCCCGAAGGACGGCGCATTTTCGCCAATATGACGGTTATGGAAAACTTGGAACTGGGCGCGTTTACTCGTAGCGATAAGGCTGGCATTGCTCAGGATTTGGATATGGTATTTGGTCGGTTTCCTCGCCTGGCTGAACGTAGAAGTCAGCTGGCTGGCACCTTGTCCGGCGGCGAGCAGCAGATGCTGGCGATGGGCCGCGCGCTGATGAGTCGTCCGCGGATGATGCTTCTGGATGAACCGTCCATGGGATTGGCGCCGCTGTTGATTCGGGAAATATTTAATATTATTGTAGATATTAATTCGACAGGAACCACGGTTCTTTTGGTCGAACAAAATGCTAATATGGCTTTGTCCATTGCGCACCGGGCTTATGTTATGGAAACCGGACGCATTACTCTTTCTGGCGATGCGAAAGAATTGGCCGCCAGTGAAGATGTTCGCAAAGCGTACCTCGGCGGTTAA
- a CDS encoding ABC transporter ATP-binding protein, which yields MTLLKTTKLSKVFGGLRAVSNFEMEINKGELVGLIGPNGAGKTTAFNLLTGVYEPTEGEIIFDGQSVVGLKPYQVTQKGIARTFQNIRLFSDMTVLDNVKVAYHFHMKYGLAEAVSRLGRYFGEEEELEEQAIRFLEIFQLADKKDEVAKNLPYGEQRRLEIARALAAKPKLLLLDEPAAGMNPQETQQLLQMIRWIRKEFDLTILLIEHDMSLVMNVCERIYVLDYGKIIASGTPDEIKNNKQVVEAYLGEEVN from the coding sequence GTGACGCTGCTTAAGACTACGAAACTATCCAAGGTGTTCGGCGGCTTACGGGCGGTTTCCAATTTTGAAATGGAAATCAACAAGGGAGAGCTTGTTGGTTTAATCGGCCCGAACGGCGCCGGTAAGACTACGGCTTTTAACTTGTTGACCGGCGTATACGAACCGACCGAAGGGGAAATCATTTTTGACGGACAGAGCGTTGTCGGTCTGAAACCGTATCAGGTTACTCAAAAGGGGATTGCCAGAACGTTCCAGAACATTCGTCTGTTCAGTGACATGACGGTGCTGGATAATGTTAAGGTTGCGTATCACTTCCATATGAAATACGGCCTGGCGGAAGCGGTAAGCCGTTTGGGGCGTTATTTTGGCGAAGAAGAAGAACTGGAAGAGCAGGCCATTCGCTTTTTGGAAATCTTCCAATTGGCTGATAAAAAAGACGAAGTGGCTAAGAATCTTCCTTACGGGGAACAACGTCGCTTGGAAATTGCTCGGGCCCTGGCGGCTAAGCCTAAACTGCTGCTTTTAGACGAGCCCGCAGCCGGCATGAACCCGCAGGAAACGCAGCAGCTGCTGCAAATGATTCGTTGGATTCGTAAGGAATTTGACTTAACCATTCTTCTAATTGAGCATGACATGAGTCTGGTTATGAATGTGTGCGAGCGCATTTACGTGCTGGATTACGGCAAGATTATCGCCAGCGGCACGCCGGATGAAATCAAGAATAACAAGCAAGTCGTCGAGGCGTATCTCGGTGAGGAGGTGAACTGA
- a CDS encoding branched-chain amino acid ABC transporter permease — translation MRSKTKKDLKVLGLCIALFAVVQVLINLDIIGPFWELNLVLIGINIILATSLNLINGFTGQFSIGHAGFMAVGAYVSAVLSVKFELPFILAILGSAASAGLLGFMIGLPTLRLKGDYLAIATLGLGEIIRICILNIQYVGGASGFMGIPRYTNFAWVFALTVVTLFVIKNLINSTHGRACIAIRENEIAAESMGVDTTRYKVMAFTIGAFFAGVAGALFSHYFYIAHPASFTFMKSFDILTIVVLGGLGSLTGSVTAAVLLTFVSAALAGYPEWRMVIYSLMLIILMIYRPQGLFGNKELSLAMFGRLFGGGKRDAA, via the coding sequence ATGCGGAGCAAAACGAAAAAAGACCTAAAGGTTCTTGGTTTGTGCATTGCCCTGTTCGCTGTGGTGCAGGTGCTCATAAACCTGGACATTATTGGACCTTTTTGGGAATTAAATCTAGTTTTAATTGGCATTAATATTATTTTGGCAACCAGCTTGAACTTGATTAATGGTTTTACCGGTCAGTTTTCGATCGGTCATGCCGGCTTCATGGCGGTGGGCGCCTATGTTAGCGCCGTGCTGTCGGTAAAATTTGAACTCCCCTTCATCTTGGCTATTTTGGGCTCTGCCGCGAGCGCAGGCTTGCTGGGCTTTATGATCGGCTTGCCGACGCTGCGTCTGAAAGGCGACTATTTAGCCATTGCTACCCTTGGGTTGGGGGAAATCATTCGTATCTGCATTCTGAACATCCAGTATGTAGGCGGCGCCTCCGGCTTTATGGGCATCCCCCGATATACGAATTTTGCTTGGGTTTTTGCGTTAACAGTAGTTACCTTATTCGTTATCAAAAATCTGATCAACTCTACGCATGGACGCGCTTGCATCGCCATTCGCGAGAATGAGATCGCCGCTGAATCCATGGGGGTCGATACGACACGCTATAAAGTTATGGCCTTTACGATCGGCGCGTTCTTCGCCGGCGTAGCGGGCGCTCTCTTTTCGCATTATTTCTATATCGCCCATCCGGCTTCGTTTACTTTCATGAAGTCCTTCGATATTCTGACCATTGTGGTTTTGGGCGGCTTAGGCAGCTTGACTGGTTCCGTTACGGCGGCGGTGCTGCTGACCTTTGTTTCGGCAGCCCTGGCTGGGTATCCCGAATGGCGCATGGTCATTTATTCGCTCATGCTCATTATCTTGATGATTTATCGTCCTCAAGGCCTATTTGGCAACAAGGAATTGAGTTTGGCCATGTTTGGCCGTCTGTTTGGAGGTGGCAAACGTGACGCTGCTTAA
- a CDS encoding branched-chain amino acid ABC transporter permease, translating into MDFLIQVIQQLINGISLGSIYALIALGYTMVYGIIKLINFAHGDIYMVGAYIGFFATTVLGLSFVPALLIAMVGAGLAGMLIEYLAYRPLRFAPKISVLITAIGVSLLLEYGGMLVVSPQPRTFPAVFPTETYNLAGIIINNQQVVILVVSLLLMVLLTYVVQYTKIGKAMRAVSFDTEAAQLMGIDSGRIISFTFGIGSALAAAAGVLVGVYYNSIDPLMGIMPGLKAFVAAVLGGIGILPGAMLGGLILGVVEALVSGFISSTFRDAAAFAILILILLFKPSGLLGKNTREKV; encoded by the coding sequence ATGGATTTTTTAATTCAAGTAATACAACAGTTAATTAACGGTATTTCTTTGGGCAGCATTTACGCCCTGATCGCTCTTGGCTATACGATGGTTTACGGTATTATCAAGCTTATCAATTTTGCGCACGGCGACATTTATATGGTAGGTGCGTATATCGGCTTTTTTGCGACAACCGTATTGGGATTATCCTTTGTTCCAGCCTTGCTAATCGCGATGGTTGGCGCCGGTTTAGCGGGTATGTTGATTGAGTACCTGGCTTATCGGCCGCTGCGGTTTGCGCCGAAAATTTCGGTGCTGATTACAGCCATCGGCGTTTCACTGCTATTGGAATACGGCGGTATGCTGGTTGTCTCGCCTCAGCCGCGGACGTTCCCGGCAGTATTTCCTACAGAAACGTACAATTTGGCAGGCATTATCATCAACAACCAACAGGTGGTCATTTTGGTGGTTTCGCTGCTGCTCATGGTGCTGCTGACATATGTCGTGCAGTATACTAAAATCGGCAAGGCAATGCGCGCCGTGTCCTTTGATACGGAAGCCGCACAGCTTATGGGCATTGATTCGGGAAGAATCATTTCCTTCACCTTCGGTATTGGCTCGGCTTTGGCGGCGGCCGCTGGCGTTCTTGTTGGCGTCTACTACAACTCCATTGATCCGCTGATGGGCATTATGCCTGGTTTAAAGGCTTTCGTAGCCGCTGTTTTGGGCGGTATTGGTATTTTGCCTGGCGCTATGCTGGGAGGTCTTATCTTGGGTGTAGTGGAAGCGCTGGTAAGCGGCTTTATTTCTTCCACCTTCCGCGATGCGGCGGCGTTTGCCATTTTGATTCTTATTCTGCTCTTCAAGCCGTCCGGCTTGCTGGGCAAAAATACCCGTGAGAAAGTGTAG
- a CDS encoding ABC transporter substrate-binding protein, translating into MLTKKVARWIGVALVGGLLTAALAGCGGGAKQDANVIKLGANLEMTGNNATFGQSAANGAKLAIKEINAKGGINGKQLELVVADNKSEAAEAANAMQKLITQDKVVGVIAPIASSSVIAAAQVNMANKVLAISPTASNPKVTVDPATGKVRDFLFRAAFIDPFQGSVMANFAGKSLKATKAAMYIDNSSDYAKGLGQFFKETFLKNGGAIVSEEAYLAKDTDFKATLTKIKAANPDVLFVPGYYQEVGMIIKQAREMGLTMPILGGDGWDSAKLPEIAGASALNNTFFANHYSPDDNSPAIKTFVEAYKKEYGQTPDAFAALSYDATMMVIEAIKRAGGTDTTKIKDELAKTKEYQAVSGKITLNENHDAVKSAVIIEFKDGKQTFKEKVNP; encoded by the coding sequence ATGCTGACGAAAAAAGTCGCGCGCTGGATTGGCGTTGCCTTGGTAGGCGGCTTGCTGACAGCAGCCCTTGCAGGCTGTGGCGGCGGTGCTAAGCAAGATGCTAACGTAATTAAGCTCGGCGCCAACCTGGAGATGACCGGAAACAATGCTACCTTCGGACAATCGGCTGCTAACGGAGCCAAACTGGCGATTAAGGAAATTAACGCCAAAGGCGGCATCAACGGCAAGCAGTTGGAACTTGTAGTGGCGGACAATAAGAGCGAAGCGGCTGAGGCGGCCAATGCGATGCAGAAGCTGATTACTCAGGACAAAGTAGTAGGGGTGATTGCGCCGATTGCTTCGTCCAGCGTTATTGCTGCAGCTCAGGTTAACATGGCGAATAAGGTATTGGCCATTAGCCCGACGGCTTCCAATCCGAAAGTGACTGTAGACCCTGCTACCGGAAAAGTACGAGACTTCTTGTTCCGGGCGGCTTTCATTGATCCTTTCCAAGGTTCGGTTATGGCTAACTTCGCCGGCAAGAGCTTGAAAGCTACGAAAGCGGCTATGTATATCGACAATAGCTCTGACTATGCTAAAGGCTTGGGACAGTTTTTTAAGGAAACCTTCCTTAAAAATGGCGGCGCTATTGTTTCGGAAGAAGCGTACTTAGCCAAAGATACGGATTTTAAAGCGACTCTGACGAAAATCAAAGCGGCTAACCCGGATGTGCTCTTCGTACCCGGTTATTACCAGGAAGTGGGCATGATCATCAAACAGGCTCGTGAAATGGGGCTGACGATGCCGATTCTGGGCGGCGACGGCTGGGATTCGGCGAAGCTGCCGGAGATTGCCGGAGCTAGCGCTTTGAATAATACCTTCTTTGCCAACCATTATTCGCCTGACGACAATAGTCCGGCCATCAAAACTTTTGTTGAAGCGTACAAAAAGGAATACGGCCAAACGCCTGACGCCTTTGCCGCTCTCTCTTACGACGCCACGATGATGGTGATTGAAGCCATTAAACGCGCTGGCGGTACGGATACGACGAAAATTAAGGATGAGCTGGCTAAGACCAAGGAATACCAGGCTGTATCCGGAAAAATCACCTTGAATGAAAACCATGACGCGGTGAAAAGCGCTGTTATCATTGAATTCAAGGATGGTAAGCAAACATTTAAGGAAAAAGTCAATCCGTAA
- a CDS encoding ABC transporter substrate-binding protein: MSKKWQKWLGVALAATLTTALVAGCGGKSEPKGDANEIRIGASMELTGGVAAYGQQTLNGIKLAVKQANDAGGINGKKINLIVADNKSEASEATNSVTKLINQDKVIAVLGPVVSSNALAALPVAESAKVPLLTPTATNPDVTVKDGKVRPYAFRSCFIDPFQGTVVANFATKTLGAKKAAIYVDNSSDYSKGLAKFFEENFVKNGGTVVIKEAFLQKDQDFKSTLTKIKAAGADVLYVPGYYEEVGKIVKQAREMGITIPITGGDGWDNAKLPEVAGAAALNNTFFSNHYSAEDKDPNVSKFVEAYKKEYNEAPSALSALGYDAGLLLVDALKRAGSADSAKLTEALAAVKNLQVSTGIISLDANHNPVKSAVIIEMKDGKQTFKEKVNP; encoded by the coding sequence GTGAGTAAAAAATGGCAGAAGTGGCTCGGCGTAGCCTTGGCAGCCACGCTGACAACAGCGTTGGTAGCCGGTTGCGGCGGCAAAAGCGAACCTAAAGGAGACGCTAACGAGATTCGCATTGGCGCTAGTATGGAACTGACTGGCGGTGTAGCTGCGTACGGTCAGCAAACGCTGAACGGCATTAAACTGGCTGTAAAACAAGCGAATGACGCGGGCGGCATCAATGGCAAAAAAATCAACTTGATTGTGGCGGACAACAAGTCGGAAGCATCGGAGGCTACCAACTCGGTAACGAAGCTAATCAATCAGGATAAAGTTATTGCTGTTCTCGGACCTGTAGTAAGCTCGAATGCACTGGCTGCACTGCCGGTAGCGGAAAGTGCAAAAGTGCCTCTTTTGACACCGACAGCTACCAACCCGGATGTGACTGTTAAAGATGGTAAGGTTCGGCCGTATGCGTTCCGTTCCTGTTTCATTGATCCTTTCCAGGGAACCGTAGTGGCTAATTTTGCCACGAAAACCTTAGGCGCTAAGAAAGCGGCTATCTATGTAGACAACAGCTCGGATTATTCGAAAGGGCTGGCTAAATTCTTTGAAGAGAATTTTGTTAAAAATGGCGGCACCGTTGTTATTAAAGAAGCCTTCTTGCAAAAGGATCAGGATTTCAAATCGACCTTGACCAAGATTAAAGCGGCTGGTGCGGATGTGCTGTATGTTCCTGGCTACTATGAAGAAGTAGGGAAAATTGTCAAACAAGCTCGTGAAATGGGAATTACCATTCCGATTACTGGCGGCGACGGTTGGGATAATGCCAAGCTGCCGGAAGTGGCTGGCGCAGCGGCACTGAATAATACCTTCTTCAGCAACCATTATTCGGCAGAAGATAAGGATCCTAATGTTTCTAAATTTGTAGAAGCTTACAAGAAAGAATACAATGAAGCTCCTAGCGCTTTGTCCGCGTTGGGCTATGATGCCGGCTTGTTGCTGGTAGACGCTCTCAAACGCGCAGGCAGCGCTGATTCGGCGAAACTGACCGAAGCCTTGGCGGCGGTGAAGAACCTTCAGGTTTCTACCGGTATTATTTCCCTGGATGCTAATCACAACCCGGTTAAGAGCGCGGTTATCATTGAAATGAAGGACGGCAAGCAAACCTTTAAGGAAAAAGTCAATCCCTAA
- a CDS encoding FAD-dependent oxidoreductase: MLTIDTLAGGKRLSTQELLTAISEALAAGETEFHILASGQHDIGGPLWHPEGKSLRFTVTNPGQRVGSMCMPGTEVIVEGSSSADVGWLNAGGRIVVKGDGGDTTAHCAAGGSIYVGGRAGTRSGSLMKHDPLYAPPEFWVLKRCGSFSFEFMSGGIAVVCGVDVEADESVLGDRSCVGMVGGVVYVRGPLHGVSAKDVKVRALEAADIDYLSSHMDDFLQSVERKELQAELTKWNEWQKIVPLTYEERPKKVESHLFDFRTNEWVPGGIFSDVVKDDFSVVGLVTSGVMRQRVPQWENARFAAPCQFNCPASIPSQDRFNLLRDGKVGEAYRLVLEYTPFPGSVCGSVCPNLCMDDCTRGQIDLSAQIGALGRYSREVTLPQAVQKTGKTVAVIGGGVAGLTAAWELVRQGHDVTVFESDAKMGGKMEQAIPRSRLAAEVLEAEVARVASLGVTYRNNETVDAAKFAQLRQQYDGVVVATGGHVSKVIPWPGSERLVKGLEFLKAVNSGQKPKIGKKVVVIGCGNAGMDVAIGAYEMGAEEVTCIDVAKPAAFEKEIEHVEELGGVLLWPAATQEITAEGVRLTDGRMLAADTVIISIGEVPDLSFLPAELPQERGFMKAGAAGKLAERLYTAGDTIRPGLLVDAIGAAREAAKALHAELTGEAYATKEKVALPQGRLSTEYFERCQTGQVPQAKEDYLRCISCGTCRDCHMCEKSCPEKAISREIKEDGSFAYVSDDSRCIGCGVCAGICPCGIWSMHPNNTPLPCN; the protein is encoded by the coding sequence ATGCTTACGATTGACACTTTGGCAGGAGGAAAACGCCTGTCCACACAAGAACTCCTGACCGCCATCAGCGAGGCGCTAGCGGCGGGAGAAACAGAATTTCATATTTTGGCCAGCGGCCAGCATGATATCGGCGGTCCTTTATGGCACCCCGAAGGAAAATCGCTTCGTTTCACGGTAACGAATCCAGGGCAGCGCGTGGGGTCCATGTGCATGCCCGGAACGGAAGTCATTGTAGAAGGCTCGTCCTCGGCGGATGTAGGCTGGCTGAACGCCGGCGGCCGCATTGTTGTCAAAGGCGATGGCGGTGATACTACCGCCCATTGCGCTGCTGGCGGCAGTATTTATGTCGGCGGCCGAGCCGGAACGCGTTCCGGCTCCTTGATGAAGCATGACCCTCTGTATGCGCCGCCTGAATTTTGGGTTTTGAAGCGTTGCGGCAGCTTCTCCTTTGAATTTATGTCCGGCGGTATTGCTGTTGTTTGCGGCGTAGATGTTGAAGCGGACGAGTCGGTTCTAGGCGATCGCTCCTGCGTTGGCATGGTGGGCGGCGTAGTATACGTCCGCGGACCGCTTCACGGTGTTTCGGCCAAGGACGTAAAGGTGCGCGCCTTGGAAGCGGCGGATATTGACTATCTGTCCAGTCACATGGATGATTTTTTGCAGTCTGTAGAACGGAAAGAACTGCAGGCGGAATTGACCAAGTGGAATGAATGGCAAAAAATCGTACCCCTCACCTATGAAGAACGGCCTAAAAAAGTTGAGTCCCATCTTTTTGATTTCCGGACAAATGAGTGGGTTCCCGGCGGTATTTTCAGTGATGTAGTAAAGGATGATTTTTCCGTAGTTGGTTTGGTTACGAGCGGCGTGATGCGTCAGCGCGTACCGCAATGGGAAAATGCCCGCTTTGCGGCTCCCTGCCAATTTAATTGCCCGGCGTCCATTCCGTCACAGGATCGTTTCAACTTGCTGCGCGACGGCAAGGTAGGAGAAGCGTATCGTCTGGTGTTGGAATACACGCCGTTCCCAGGCTCGGTTTGCGGCAGTGTTTGCCCCAATTTGTGCATGGACGACTGTACTCGCGGTCAAATTGATTTATCTGCGCAAATCGGCGCTTTGGGACGGTATTCGCGCGAAGTAACACTGCCGCAGGCAGTGCAAAAAACCGGCAAAACCGTTGCTGTGATCGGCGGCGGCGTGGCCGGTCTGACAGCTGCGTGGGAACTAGTGCGTCAGGGACATGACGTAACCGTTTTTGAAAGTGATGCGAAAATGGGCGGCAAAATGGAACAGGCCATTCCCCGCTCCCGTCTGGCGGCGGAAGTACTTGAAGCCGAAGTAGCCCGCGTGGCGTCGCTGGGTGTAACGTATCGCAACAATGAGACCGTGGATGCCGCGAAATTTGCACAGCTGCGGCAACAATACGATGGCGTGGTAGTGGCTACCGGGGGCCATGTGTCAAAAGTGATTCCCTGGCCTGGTTCCGAGCGCTTGGTCAAAGGGCTGGAATTCCTCAAAGCCGTCAACAGTGGGCAAAAGCCGAAAATCGGCAAAAAAGTCGTTGTCATAGGCTGCGGCAATGCAGGTATGGACGTGGCTATCGGCGCCTATGAAATGGGAGCTGAAGAAGTCACTTGCATCGACGTGGCTAAGCCGGCTGCTTTTGAAAAGGAAATTGAACATGTAGAAGAGCTGGGAGGCGTACTGCTTTGGCCGGCGGCCACCCAGGAAATAACGGCGGAAGGCGTACGCTTGACAGATGGAAGGATGCTGGCGGCGGATACGGTGATTATCAGTATCGGCGAAGTGCCGGATCTGTCCTTCCTGCCTGCGGAGCTGCCCCAAGAGCGCGGCTTTATGAAAGCCGGAGCAGCAGGGAAGTTGGCAGAACGCCTTTATACCGCAGGGGATACCATTCGCCCCGGCCTCTTGGTGGATGCCATCGGCGCCGCTCGTGAAGCGGCCAAAGCATTGCATGCGGAGTTGACTGGTGAAGCCTATGCAACGAAGGAAAAAGTGGCGCTGCCGCAAGGCCGCCTCTCTACGGAGTATTTCGAACGTTGCCAAACCGGTCAAGTTCCTCAAGCCAAGGAAGACTATCTGCGCTGTATCAGCTGTGGTACTTGCCGCGACTGTCATATGTGCGAAAAATCTTGTCCCGAAAAGGCTATTTCCCGGGAAATAAAGGAAGACGGTTCGTTCGCCTATGTTTCGGACGACAGCCGCTGCATTGGCTGCGGCGTATGCGCAGGCATTTGCCCTTGCGGCATCTGGTCGATGCATCCGAACAATACTCCCTTGCCTTGTAACTAA
- a CDS encoding glutamate synthase-related protein yields METVRTQDVGVNDLNWKIQYNPERCTLCGSCVAACTFGAIEAAVERRSSVVSRGPVPNPVKEHAAMPVIRQKRSVANACVGCAMCEKVCPNQAIRPVRNEDTRQNLLARAGGATIKRGGRTNLNADRTLDRIVVGRISQMTDPSLDSERHTFDMRTPLGRVLPPSQLPLASANGSLQLNGHTPPVSWIYPIIFSDMSIGALSTRAWEALALATAYLNEKHGLPVRMCSGEGGMPVKLMESEQLKYVILQIASGHFGWNRIIQAMPKMKVDPAAVMIKIGQGAKPGDGGLLPAAKVASHIQAIRGVPKADLMSPPNHQGLYSIEESVQKMFLSMNAAFGFRVPVAIKCAASATSVSVYNNLLRDPYRICGGFFIDGIQGGTGAANEVSLDHTGHPVVSKLRECYLAAVKQGRQGQIPIFAGGGVGLTGNAAADAFKLICLGANGVFIGKILIQLMGCVGNEHGRCNSCSTGKCPTGICTQDPRLVGRLDIDKAAQAVVDYTLALNSEFKKLMAPVGNSSLPIGRSDALVTTDRAIAEKLAIQYVC; encoded by the coding sequence ATGGAAACAGTAAGAACCCAGGATGTAGGCGTCAACGACCTCAACTGGAAAATACAGTATAACCCAGAGCGGTGTACTCTTTGCGGCAGCTGTGTAGCCGCCTGTACTTTCGGAGCTATTGAAGCGGCCGTAGAACGGCGCAGCAGCGTCGTATCCCGCGGCCCTGTACCCAACCCGGTAAAAGAGCATGCGGCTATGCCTGTGATTCGTCAGAAGCGTTCTGTAGCGAATGCCTGTGTAGGCTGCGCCATGTGCGAGAAGGTTTGTCCTAATCAGGCCATCCGGCCAGTGCGCAATGAAGATACGCGTCAGAATCTGCTGGCCCGGGCTGGCGGCGCTACGATTAAGCGAGGAGGACGGACCAATCTGAACGCTGACCGTACGCTGGATCGTATTGTGGTTGGTCGCATTTCGCAGATGACTGACCCTTCGCTGGATTCGGAGCGTCATACCTTTGATATGCGCACTCCTTTGGGGCGCGTGCTTCCGCCGTCGCAGCTGCCGCTGGCTTCGGCCAACGGTTCGTTGCAGTTAAACGGTCATACGCCGCCAGTCAGCTGGATTTATCCGATTATTTTCAGCGACATGTCCATTGGGGCGCTGTCGACTCGCGCCTGGGAAGCGTTGGCGCTGGCTACGGCCTATCTCAATGAAAAGCATGGCTTGCCAGTACGCATGTGCTCCGGCGAAGGCGGCATGCCGGTGAAGCTGATGGAATCCGAGCAGCTTAAGTACGTGATTCTGCAGATTGCTTCCGGCCATTTCGGCTGGAATCGTATCATTCAGGCTATGCCGAAAATGAAAGTCGATCCGGCGGCGGTGATGATCAAAATCGGTCAGGGCGCTAAGCCTGGCGATGGCGGTCTTTTACCGGCGGCTAAGGTGGCTTCTCATATTCAGGCCATCCGTGGCGTACCCAAGGCGGACCTTATGTCTCCCCCTAACCATCAGGGCCTGTACTCCATTGAGGAGTCGGTACAGAAAATGTTCCTTTCCATGAACGCCGCTTTTGGCTTCCGGGTGCCGGTAGCGATCAAATGCGCCGCCTCGGCTACTTCGGTCTCCGTATACAACAACTTGCTTCGCGACCCGTACCGCATTTGCGGCGGCTTTTTCATCGACGGCATTCAGGGCGGCACCGGCGCAGCCAATGAAGTATCGCTGGACCATACGGGCCATCCGGTGGTTTCCAAGCTGCGTGAGTGTTACTTGGCGGCGGTTAAGCAAGGCCGTCAAGGTCAGATTCCTATCTTCGCCGGCGGCGGCGTGGGCCTTACAGGCAACGCGGCTGCGGATGCGTTTAAACTGATCTGCCTGGGCGCTAACGGCGTCTTTATCGGCAAGATCCTGATCCAGTTGATGGGCTGTGTCGGCAACGAACACGGGCGCTGTAACTCCTGTTCCACAGGCAAGTGTCCTACAGGCATCTGTACGCAGGACCCGCGGCTGGTAGGGCGTCTGGACATCGACAAAGCGGCTCAGGCGGTTGTCGATTATACCCTGGCGCTAAACAGCGAATTCAAGAAACTGATGGCCCCTGTAGGCAACAGCTCGCTGCCTATCGGCCGTTCTGATGCGCTGGTAACGACTGATCGCGCCATAGCGGAAAAATTAGCCATCCAATACGTCTGCTGA
- a CDS encoding glutamate synthase codes for MCRIGAIKSSQVFHPSAALRLMLPQQKGHDNSGFAMTLQDLEGRFAEHKDKPLLSLACTQRGAKLVEDYMDSAGFTPLQEWIPRGSRKAGLDIQAMPYYIFRQYDYPDYLATAPAEEKEDLLMDTRLALRALLEPEDEGYVYSFWPDVLTLKEIGDPRDIATYFRLWDDTGDLLARNLVVQCRQNTNYDIVRYAAHPFFLQGYTLCANGENTFYTKNKEYQKSLHRGYIGFESDSQNFLYTLHYVLHELKWPLQYYKHVITPLPFSEMEERPDKDVLTTIRQSMGHLEINGPNTVIGLLPDGRMMTCCDSKKLRPVVIGGDAVTKAISSEVCGLNAILPDRDIASDIYPNEREIVLINNQLEVERWKQ; via the coding sequence ATGTGTAGAATTGGCGCCATTAAGAGCAGTCAAGTATTCCACCCGTCTGCCGCATTGCGGCTCATGCTGCCCCAACAAAAAGGGCATGATAATTCCGGTTTTGCTATGACCTTGCAGGATTTGGAGGGGCGTTTCGCTGAGCATAAGGACAAGCCTCTCTTGTCGTTGGCTTGTACTCAGCGAGGGGCCAAACTGGTAGAGGATTATATGGACTCTGCCGGCTTTACTCCTCTGCAGGAATGGATTCCTCGGGGCAGCCGCAAAGCGGGCCTAGATATCCAAGCCATGCCGTACTACATTTTCCGCCAATATGACTATCCGGATTATTTGGCGACCGCTCCAGCAGAAGAAAAAGAAGATCTGCTTATGGATACCCGTCTGGCTTTACGGGCGCTTTTGGAGCCGGAAGATGAAGGCTATGTGTATTCTTTCTGGCCGGATGTACTGACCCTAAAAGAAATCGGCGATCCCCGAGATATCGCCACCTATTTCCGTCTTTGGGACGATACAGGCGATCTTTTAGCGCGCAACCTGGTGGTGCAGTGCCGTCAAAATACCAACTACGATATTGTTCGCTATGCGGCGCATCCCTTCTTCTTGCAGGGCTATACCCTTTGCGCTAATGGGGAAAACACTTTCTATACCAAAAACAAGGAGTATCAGAAATCGTTGCATCGCGGCTATATCGGTTTTGAGTCGGATTCGCAAAATTTCCTTTATACCTTGCATTATGTGCTGCATGAACTTAAGTGGCCATTGCAGTACTATAAACATGTAATTACGCCATTGCCGTTTAGTGAAATGGAAGAGCGCCCCGACAAGGATGTGCTGACCACCATTCGTCAGTCTATGGGGCATTTGGAAATCAACGGACCGAACACGGTTATCGGGCTTTTGCCGGATGGACGCATGATGACATGCTGCGATTCCAAAAAGCTGCGGCCTGTTGTTATTGGCGGCGACGCAGTGACGAAAGCTATTTCTTCGGAAGTGTGCGGCTTGAACGCTATTTTGCCGGATCGTGATATTGCCAGCGATATTTATCCCAACGAGCGCGAAATCGTGCTGATTAACAACCAGTTGGAGGTAGAGCGATGGAAACAGTAA